DNA from Drosophila busckii strain San Diego stock center, stock number 13000-0081.31 chromosome 2R, ASM1175060v1, whole genome shotgun sequence:
TTGCAAACATTGCAATATACACATGAAGTTATGTGCGTAAATTGTTTGTACATTTGCATACAACATGCCgcatgcggcatgcaacatgcatttTCCATAAAGCTCAACTGATGATGCTAcaaatgtttcaattttattcattGTATGGCAATTTTTCAAGCAATTTCattgctttttactttttgtttttcttcttatgctttttgctctcctctttttttttttttggcaattgcataTTTACTCAGAGGTAAGGTGCTGCGCTGCTCTATactgtagtgtgtgtgtgtgtgtgtgtgctgtgagGCGAAGTCAACTCCTTTGAAAGACATTGTTGGCAAAGATGAAGAATTTTtggactgcagcagcagcagcagttggagcTCATTTCGATGGCTTTTACctttttgtagctgctgcagcatttcgATACAAttgtacaatatttatttaatgtaaatgaGAAACGAGGCACAGGCAGGCATGCCTGCCACAGTGGCACATGGGTGCAGGATAAAATGATATTGAACATTGTGTTCAATGTGCCAATGCgttcaagcaaattaaaattgaaaattaaatgtttacgaagtgtatgcaaaaattttaaacgaaaatttaattgctttttcagctgcttggcTATGCACAgccgagtgtgtgtgtgtgagtatatatgtgtgtgtgtgtgtgctagagCTAAGAGCAATAGCTTAAAAAGCTAATGAGCTGAGATTGCAAGCAGGACATCATTATGCTAGCAGCTCTTGCATACGCTTAAAAAtgatacacatacatatgtgtgtgtgtgtgtgtgtggcattgcTTGAGCCGCCTGCCACAAGTTGCATTGTAATATGCTCGTATCTTGTTGCAGCCATAGCAactcagccagtcagccagtcagtcagtcagtttaACGTTTACATTTGCGTTAACGGCGGATACGTCTATGGTTTAGAGGTTCCTCCtgttatatttttgctgccgCACTTTTTAATTTCCGTTTGGTTGCCCCAGGCGCACAGTGGGCAGTGCCAGTAAGtgcgtttgctgcttgctgcaaaaTGTTGAAGCGACAGGTAGAAAAGACTTGCAGCTGAgtgaggcagaggcagaggcaaagagagtgagagcgagagtttTGCCTTAGCCTGTGCTCGAGTCAGAGTCATGTCCACGTTGCCAAGAACAACATGAGCCAACGTGAGTTTGCCACAAAACGCCAATGGCTAACTGAGTCTGCTGCCGCTCCTGCTTGCATGCTACAAGAATgtcagtagctgctgctgctgcctctgccgctgctgctgctgctgcggcagtaACCAAACAAGTGAACATTTTCTGAGGCAGTGGAAATTTGAAAGGCGAGCGTTGAATTCCCCCAATGGCCAACTTGCTTACCATGTGGCTGCACGCATATTCTACTAGCTCTGACTTCCGGCCATGCTCTCTGACCAGCATGACAATGTCCGAAATACTTAAGCCCTGGCATTTGCTATTGTGGCATTCAAAGCTGCTCGCCAGTTCGATTATGTCACGCCCAAACTGCTtgcttcaatattttttttgtaataaaaaaaaaaccgttataaaattattaacaagcactgtttgtttgctttgccagcgctaattaatattaaaaatgcataaaaaatttattgtatgctGCGAGcctaaaattatgcaacaacttttttaaaggcagcaataaaatgcatttgcctgGCGGCCAACTATTAATTAACATGTTAATTACAAgcttacaatattatttattttttttttcatattgtttaaatagcgtttttttttctattaaatttatgcatgcagccgcatgacataaataaaatgcaattttattaaatgtcgccgctataatttaatgcatgtcacacacacacacacaaacatgtatatagagagagagtgaggtGTGTATTGACTCATTCTAATCGAAAGCTCGCTCAGGTGTATTATGCTTTATAGCATAAACTGGCAAAATATTGCGCAATGGCTGGAAAAAACCATTAATATTCTTATTTGCTTAGCCGTTGATGGCAAATTGGTAGGTGCTGCCagcaaccaccaccaccaccagcccCTCGTCGAAAATTTACtctttatatgcatacatatatatttttgtgctcCACATTTTTGattggcaatttaaattgcgctgaactgaactgaagttGTGGCCGAACTGCGCGGCTCTCAAGCTacacatataaatgtatatagtatatataaaatatatttgaactGCATTTTATTGGCCGGCAAGCGAAAAGTGAGCGCGGCCACATACTATACTACCTATGCTATATGTATAGGGTACAGTTTGCCTGGAGCATACGCTAAACACCATGCCTGGTGCCtctgcctgtgcctgtgccagTGTCTGTGATTGTCAAAGGATAGCGactagcaaaataattaaaaattccatttaaatgcagattagctgccacaaaatgtgcggctacaatattatatacacacacacacacacacacacatctatatctacatatatatgtatgtttgtatgtatatagctatGCTATGTACTTTGTTTGTGCATGTCCTGGCATGCTTTGCTTTAATCGTATCAAAATCAACAACCACACACAAAGTGCTGCAGTCACACCAAAGTGTTGCCTAAAAAATAACTAtgcaaatcaacaacaacagcaacagcaacatcaacaataacaatatgcaTTAGAAATGCATGCAGCGAGCGTGAAACGCGCCTTTATAGTTGCCTGCGCTGGCGTTGcaaattacttatttattacatattgttgtaataaaatcaaaataaaatttgtatgcaagcaATCAAACATTTATGCCGCGCATACACcaaaaaaatagtttacaaTATTCTAAGCTTTATTTGcattgtgtgtgcttggcgcaaaaagtttttaattttcatttgtttcttGCTGATTAAAATTGCAAGAGCTTCGCTCTCGCTGTGTGTAGCTTTAGCTTGAATTCGTTACAGAACGATAGTTGCCTATCGATAACTGCTTTAGTAAGCTGCGTTATCATTTTAGTCTTTTGGTCATTATGATACATTTATTGAACTTACTTATTGctctttttcatattttaattatgccttatagttttttgtttacactGCCTAATTATTCATTAAACTAATGTATTGTTCGCACAGACAACAgcttttaaattctttttattttaaacaaatcatttatttacatgtgcatattaaagtattttttgttaagcttacatgtttctttgttttgttacatattttcatatgcaaTACTCAGTATTTTCTCTTGTTTTCTGCATGTCAGTCAGCATTTATTTGCAGTCGTTACATTACTCATGCGACATGTATGCCCATTGCATACCAATAACTTCACTGATATGGCCTCTGTCAATCAATGTAAcggcatttaaatatatgtgtatgcactatttgtatatgttacatgcatttttataaatgccaTTTTCAGTCATGTCAATAAAAACGAATTCCACCATTGggactcgcacacacacacacacacacacacacgacacGGCAATGGCTTAAATGGCAAACGGATCAACGGGCCAACGCAACGGCTGCAAGTCATcagtttttatgctgctgcagtgACATGTTGCAATTACAGTGGAAGCGTTGCAAACGAATCTGCtgaattataaacatttcacTGCCAATCTTTTTTTTCTaccaacattttaaaaaaatgcgcagatttcttattaaattttaataattaaattataggtTGTTAGCTACAAAGGAAATTCTAATATGTgagtaataatttattgcattattaataaagtaaataatagtacaaatgcttaagcaacatattatatatgtataatttaaaatacatatagatatcttatttaattaataataacttgtttttgctcaatttaagcaacaaatgttgatttcaatttaagcatatttcttttataaaaaaagcatGTGaatataacttaaatttttgttgtagaacttgttaatgtttataaataaatcaaataaaaaatattgttactGCAAGCCTTTCGACCATAGCGAATTACAAAAGCGTATCAAATGGCAATTTACAGTTTATGGGGCTAAGCGGATAAAGATCCGAGTActgttaacattttaaatgccgcagctgcaacatattttattgtttacaaaaatgtccTGTACGAAAGCTTTGATGAAATCAAAATACGAACCAagtaaacgcacacacactcactctcCTGCATAGCCCAAAAACTTTACAGCTCGTTTTTGAGGTACGCAGCAAGTGTCCTGCGGCAGCCTTTGGTCTCatcacacagccacacacacacacacacgtatgtatatacatatacattttttttattgtgtataaatttcatttttggtATGTTTAGAGGTTTTCCGAATGGCCAGCggcttattttatatacaacttCAACACTGTAAGCATTCATACTCATGCCCCGCgtctacatgtgtgtgtgtgggtgtgtgtgctgtCGTGTTATCGCACtgcatttatgtatgtgtgtatgccgCGGTTACTTAATATACAAAGGCCTTTAATTTGGACTAAagctaaataaactttataccCTTTGGTATCTCTCTCACCCACACacgcaagcacacacatatacacacaggCATATGCACCTGCGGTCATGCTGTTACCAGAGGACatcgtatgtatgtgtgtgtgtgtttgatgtTCAGCATGCGTTCTTCAGCGCGTTGTGTTTTGATggtgtctgttgttgttgttgttgctgcaatgtCCTTGGGCGCATATTTGCATGTTTTATTGTATCTGCTTCTCTGTTTAGAAGCGTGCCCTCACCCGCTTCCGCCCCTTCTTGCTGCTATGTTATGCGTGTACctatatttttaattcctTGCATCGATATATAGCCGCTGGCATGCCAAAAACGCGAACCGCAGCCAAAGGTTGATTGCGCCACATTGGCCAGCCGTAAAAGTTCTGACAGCTAGACCGGGTGCGGGGCGCAGGGGGAAGCGGCGTAAAACGTTGGGAGTATTTTCGCTTGTGGGCCTGAATATATCATGACCAAAAGTCCAGCGTTGCCGGCGATTTTCctcaaaatatgcataatatgTGCCTACACcttttgttatgcatttgttttgatGTTGAAAATGCTGTTGCCACGCCTACGGCGGCCTACCAAGGGGCACCCATTTGTGTTGAGATACTCTTGGCAGAATGTTCCAAGAGAGAGGCACCCAAAGTGTAATCATCTTGTATATTACAATATAAAATGATATCAATTATATGATTCTATATGGGATATTTCATATCCCAAGTTAACTTTTAACTTAAGCTTCAAAGTGGCTCGGGGTATGGCtatcaactaaataaaaatttgcaaaattcaGGTTAAGCTAATATAGTTATAtgtcatataaataatataaccatatgtcaaatatttgcctttgttttgCCTCCTTCTCTTGACGTTTTgcgatttgtttatttttcatatgtACATTGATTTAAAACATGCACTGCAATCACAATAATTTAGCATGTTATCTTGTTATATTTCGATTTAGGTTTTATGAGAAATATCGGAAAAATGTAATAATCCctgatttatgtttttatatttgtttgctgcaaatgTATCTTCAATTTATTGTGCTTAGCGtcatttttagcatttaactGTAAAGAAGAAAagaagcaattaaatatatatgttatgcaTTTGAAACGCTTGATTTGGCGCCTGCTAAGTAGATGATGACTACTGCTAACAATTGGCCAAGAGTTTCAGTTTGATTCCAGCCTCTCAAGATGCTGATTTGGAATTTGGCTCTTAGCTGTTGTCTGCTGAGTGCGCTATGCATGCAGCAGGCTCTGGGCGCTAGTAAGAAAGAGAGAAGGCAGGAGAGTAAgtctaaataaattgcattgagTGCAGCAAGACTGTAAATATGTTATAGAACGATTAGGAGAACTAGGAGGCTCTAGATTCTGTGGTGCCAGACAACAATGTGTGCCCGTCAAGTACTGCCAAACTACATCAGCCACACGATTCCACTGCGAAAACGAAAACTATATTTGCTGTCGCAAGCGTAAGACTCGTGAACATTTACTGAAAATAAtaactttatgcaaatgcaatatttaGTGCGGGCTATGCCACCTATTCAGAACTCAATAGAGAACCAAGAAGACAACCAAGCAGGCAACCAAGCAGGCAAAGAAGCAGGCAACCAAGGAGGCAACCAAGCAGGCAACCAAGGAGGCAACCAAGCAGGCAACCAAGCAGGCAACCAAGCAGGCAACCAAGCAGGTAACCAAGGAGGGTATCCAGGAGGAGGTCTCGGAGGCAACCAAGGAGGGAACCCAAAAGGCCCGTGTGGTTCTTTTGGATGTCCACCACCAGGTGGTCCTTGTGGTCCTTATGGATGTCCACCACCAGGTGGTCCGTGTGGTCCTTATGGATGTCCACGTCAAACAGCTTGatgtgctataaataaatccaCGCCAGACGCCGCCAAATTGTCAGCCTGTAGGGTGTAATACTGGATGATTTTTGTCTTTCCAAAGAGAATTCCATATGTTTATTTCTAAACAAAACAGCGCATTTTGAAGtgctcaaataaatattgaattacaGCCATGAGTGTATGTGGCAAGTCGGCTATATGCCAGCTATAGGCAAGAATTAAAATcgtaaagcttaagctaagctgCATTGCACTGTGGGGAGTTTCAACGCAAAATGTTAAGTTTTGTTGtggaaatttgaaaattttgaatGCTAACATATTTAGAAATGTTCAAACTGTTATGATACATACCGCAAATGGTAAATTAACAGTCGAGTCTTTCAATAACAGCTGTTAAAGTTAGCTGTTGCAAGCTAACAGCACGTGTGAGGATCCGAGTTCATTTTGCagtgcattttgcattttaaaattattattgcgcATTGAGAAGGAAAACAAcgaaaaactttaaaatttgaaatgaatgcTCGTTCTACTATGTGTTAATACTAGtatgttgatttatttatgtgtgcatTTCATAGCTTTTGAatgtatttagtttatataatgcataacaaaaatgtattaaaatgcgtggaaatgtatttaatattatataaagcatatcaaattgtaaacaaacttTGTAGACTTGgcaacaatataaacaatgtGATAATGTCAAGCGGAGATAAGTCGCTTATGCCGGAGCAAGACGCAAAGGCAGCGgaggttgctgttgttagctTAACTTTTGGCATTTAACTGTAAAGATGCAATTAAGTATAAATCGAGTATGCCATTTAATGTGGTTGATTATTCACCTTCTAGTTGACTACTGCTAACGATTGCCCTAAACTTTCAGTTTGATTCTAGCCTCCCAAGATGAAGATGTGGAACTTGACGCTTTTCTGTTGTCTGTTGAGTGCGCTATGCATGCAGCAGGCACTGGCAGTCCCGCAGTATTTCCCACCGCAAAATGACTTACTACCGTTGGCGATTGCACCGCAGTCTGACCCGCAGGGTAGCCCGCCAACGCCGCCAAATTGTCAGATTCACCACTGTGGATGATCTTCATCTTTCCAAAGAGAACTCCATATGTTTATCACTAAGCACAACAGCGCAATTTGAAgtgcgtaaataaatatggAAATGAGCATTTAATTACAGGCGTCAGTGTATGTGGGAGATCGGCTATATGCCTGGGCTAAGAGTTAAAGTcgtaaagcttaagctaagctgCATTGTGCTGACGttggctaattaaaattggctgttggctgtggcaaaaaaaaaaaagagtgttgcatacttttagctgcacacacatatacatacatacatatcacATATTTACACGTTAGTTTCCCATTACTTGAC
Protein-coding regions in this window:
- the LOC108595627 gene encoding trihydrophobin-like isoform X1, encoding MLIWNLALSCCLLSALCMQQALGASKKERRQEKRLGELGGSRFCGARQQCVPVKYCQTTSATRFHCENENYICCRKLRAMPPIQNSIENQEDNQAGNQAGKEAGNQGGNQAGNQGGNQAGNQAGNQAGNQAGNQGGYPGGGLGGNQGGNPKGPCGSFGCPPPGGPCGPYGCPPPGGPCGPYGCPRQTA
- the LOC108595627 gene encoding trihydrophobin-like isoform X2, which gives rise to MLIWNLALSCCLLSALCMQQALGASKKERRQERELGGSRFCGARQQCVPVKYCQTTSATRFHCENENYICCRKLRAMPPIQNSIENQEDNQAGNQAGKEAGNQGGNQAGNQGGNQAGNQAGNQAGNQAGNQGGYPGGGLGGNQGGNPKGPCGSFGCPPPGGPCGPYGCPPPGGPCGPYGCPRQTA